The following are from one region of the Brienomyrus brachyistius isolate T26 chromosome 4, BBRACH_0.4, whole genome shotgun sequence genome:
- the LOC125739651 gene encoding stonustoxin subunit beta-like produces the protein MSILGIKYSCQLTLDPNTANSRLSLSEGNRKVTRGAEQPYPDHPERFDYFPQVLCRESLTGRCYWEAEWSGDGAWIAVTYKGIGRKGRSDDCGLGDNNKSWSLFCSPDSYSVHHNNNQTVIPIKPSDSRRVGVYLDQAAGTLSFYRVSSDGLTLLYSFTSSFTEPLYPAFWVYDDSPVSLCMLG, from the exons atgagtatattgggaataaaat actcctgccagctgacgctggaccccaacacagcaaacagccgcctgtctctgtcagaggggaacaggaaggtgacacggggggcagagcagccatatcctgatcatccagagagatttgactactttccccaagttctgtgcagagagagtctgactggtcgctgttactgggaggctgagtggagtggagatggagcctggatagcagtgacttataaaggaatcgggaggaaaggaaggagtgatgactgtgggcttggagacaataacaagtcatggagtctgttctgctctcctgacagttactctgtccatCACAATAATAACCAGActgtcatacccataaagccctcagactcccgcagagtaggagtgtatctggaccaggcggctggtactctgtccttctacagagtctcctctgatggactgaccctcctgtacagcttcacctcctcattcactgaacccctctatccagCGTTTTGGGTTTATGACGactcccccgtgtcgctgtgcatgctgggatag